DNA sequence from the Manihot esculenta cultivar AM560-2 chromosome 11, M.esculenta_v8, whole genome shotgun sequence genome:
GCCAAAATAAAAATGACAGTAGAATTGATGTCACTACATGTATGAGTGGAAAAGAAAATGCTAGCAAAGCACATGTACAGGCAATGAGAGGTTAGTTCTATTAGACCCATTGCTTAGAACAAAAACAATTAAGAAATAATCAACTACAACAtgtaagataaataaaaatgatacaATGGATAAAACTATCAAATCTCTTCATGTGTGTGAAGTGACTTAAATTGCAGGTAATAAACAGATAATTGGGGTAACTAAAGAATGGAGATACCGAGTAAACCTGACTTACaatttctttccttcaactatAGTATTATGAAGAGCAGTTCGAGCAGCCAAGGCAGAATTCTCTGAATCAAACTGGACAAACCCAAAACCTTTGCTCTTGCCACGTTCTTCAACCACCTTGCAAGAAAGTATAGTCCCAAACTTGCAGAACATGCTCTCTAACCGAGCACTATCAATTGAAGATACTAGATTCTTCACAAAAAGATTGCCAATGCCACTCTTTCTTGCAAAAGGGTCCCTCTGAGACCACATTAACCTCATGGGTTTTCCCTTCAAGTATGTATGGTTTAGTTTATGTAGAGCTTCATATGCTTGGAAATGGAAAAAGAAGCAAACTGTTAAAATCAGAACAGAAAGTTTCTGGAAACTCTGATACCACTGCTGGATTTAGAACAGAAAACTAAAACTCTTAAATCAGAAAACAAATTTCTAAAAACAGAACAGAAACAGAAAGCAACAGCAAAACAGAGAAGAAAGGGGCTGTATTCTTTACTTTAATAAAGACATCTCAAAACATGAGATTAACataacaaaagaaaataatatggaGAGAAAATGAGCACaaatttcattgataaaaaaacATAACACACccccaaataaataaataagtaaatccAAGGACTAGACATATCAGTCTTAcggtatatttaaaaaaaaaaaaaaaaaaatcatccgcTCTACCACCAACAACTAATGCAACTGATCATCTAGCTAGGCCTGAGTTTAAGTTTTTGAAAATCACAACAGCCGAGAAACAAAGCTCAGAACCAAGAATAAACATATAATATTCACGCATACATGCTGAAAGAGAAGAGAACATTACAACAGTACCAAAGAGAGACAGCGTTCAACAGAAATTGATCGTAGGGGGActaagagataaaaaaaaaaaaaaaaaaaaaaagcttcaaCTGTACCAAAAAGAACTAAAGATCACAGCAAcatatacacacacacatagAGATATACAAGAAAAGCTATAAAGAAATGATTGTTAGCAAAAGAAACAGAGGGAACATAAAAACCACCCTGTAAAGCACCAACATCCAAATCCCCTAAAGTTCCAGGCATGCATTCACAAAAATGTATACACAGAGAGTTCAAAAGTTCTTAGAAAGAGAAACAGAGAAACAAGTACAACCAAGAAATCCAAGAAATTCCTCTTGTACAAGAATGTAGCGATAATGGATTATACCTTGGTTGTGAGAGTAGAAGTTGACATAACCATAACAAAGAGACTTGCCGGTGTAAGCACAACGACAGAGACGAAGGGTGAAAAAGTGACACACTGAGCAAAACGCAGTTTTCAGGTCCATTTCAGTGACTTCCAGGTCCAAATCACCCACGTACAGCGATGCCCTCTGTCTCAGGTCCCCCGGTGGCTGTAATGACGGTGCCGCCGCCATTGATTTTCTTGCTCTAAAATCAAACATATGGTTCTGCGAAGACAGGGGCAGAGAGGAGGAGGGAACTTTTGTTTGTTACAACGGTGAGCTCTCAGCCCTCTGTACTCCCTGTGTATTTTTGCAGGTGTAAAAGGATACTCGCTCCAAGTAGGAGAAACACGGGTACTCGCTTGCACATAATGCAAAGTGTCCCAAGGTGGCCCCACTAGGATTTTGTTCATTGGACAACTAACGACGTCGTTTTCCTTAGTAGGCGCGGCAGTGCACACCCACTCCCATTTTTCGTTCAGCGTAAATTTAGCAAGCGACAAGGagagaaaaaatattgaattaattaacATTGCCCATTCAAAAATCTGAGTCTCTGGTGTAAGTCGTGGTATGGTTTGCTTAAGCTTGTCACTAAATAAATCAATCATTAATTTACATTGCTTCCATTTTGTGGAATTTGGTTGTACATTATGATGCATTTACACTGACCAAGAGTACATACAGACAAGCAATGAGGTCAGATTATTGTAAACTGAAGCTTTCAAAAGCCTCAATACGAACCAAGTGATGCTGCTTTTCTATGAAACGTTCCTATTTTAGAGTTATTCAGAGCTTCGGCCATGTCCAACAATTCAGATTTCTCAATGGGATGTGGGTGTTTGTCTAGTTGATTTTTCAGTGAAAAATCACTAGAAGCTGTCCTACCTGACAAACATTTCCTATGCTCAGAAGAAGATTCAGAATGATTACTCCGACCAATTTCGATATCCTTTATTTCATCTATATTTGCACTCTTCAATCTTCGAATACCTGCAGATTTTCCAGATGAGTGCCAACAAAATTGTAGAGACGGATTTTGAACGCTACTAGATTGTCGATCGGTTGCAGCATCGGTTGTTGTTGAAATGCTTGAACTACCACGTGAAGAATCAGAATCTTCTGTTCCTACATTTTTGCCTGTTGATGACCCACGATTACGATGAGGAACGTCTTTTCCCCGAATAAGTCTCCTTAACTTGTTGAAAATTTTGACTTTTTTCCAGTTGCTGTTTTTTGATGAAACTGAAGGATCATCACGGTCCGGTGAGTCTGCAATACAGGAAGTGTTAGAGGAAGACCACTGGTCAGACTCAAAATCCATAATATCGATCCCCTTCTCCACCTTCCCTTCAGTATTTGCACATTCAAATATTAGTTGTTTTGCTTTCCCCTCAGTCTCGGGACTGAGGGATCTGCTTAGGTCTCTTTCAACTGTTTTACCATGCAGGGGCTGGAAACTGCGCAATTCATATCTCAAGCAAGCATTTACCCAACGGAGATAGACTAATTCTTCAACATCAGTAGATCGATCTGCTTGGAGTCGTTCAAGTTCCTTTGCCAAGTCTCCATTTTCCTGTCCTAGTCGGTTGCTAAGTTCTCTTAATTCTTCTCTCTGCAACAATATAAACCTAGAAAATAAAATCCAAGATTCATGAACATAAAGAAATAGAAAGGTTTTGTCGAGAACAAATTACCTCAGGATTTTCAACCACAGAATTTGCAAGAATTTGAGTGGATTCCAACTGACTGGCCAATTCAGAATTTTCTAGATGCAACCTAAAGTTAGACTCCCTCAAGTCTTCTGCCTCAGCTTCTAAATCCTTCAGCTTTTGCAACTTTAACTGAATCTCTGAATCAGTTGCAGCAGCCTTGAGTTCCTGCTCCTGCAACCTATTTACTGTTTTCTGAAGGGTTAAGATTTGTTCCTTGTTCTGCTGAGCTTCAGACCTTAGCGCCCTCttcagtaatttaatttttgcttttgcAGCATCAAGATCAGCTATACTTTTTGCATGATCAGACACTTGCGCCTGTAGTCTTTGGTTATCAACCTGTAAGGATTCAATCTTGAGTCTGAAAAGATGAGATTCCATATTGTTTATTTTCAGACGGTTCTGCAGCTCTATCATTGCAGTTTCTTGCTCTTTATGGCCATAAAATTCAAGCAACTGGACCTCAAGGTTCTTCTCCCTTTCTTGGAGTACTCTTACCATGGTATTCAAATGTCTGATCTCTTGCTCATATTCatcattcatattttttaattctctTGAAGTTCCCACGTATGACCTAGGTGTTTCTAGGTCCTTCTTCGTAGATATCGCCGTATTAGTGGCAGCGTAGTCAAATTCTTTCACGAGATCATTGAATTCTGGCAAGAGGTAACCATCTTTTCCCCCATTATGTCTACAGCTTGCAGAAAGAACTGTAGGGTCATCAGTAGCAATCTTGACTATATGTGTATCTTCCTGAAAGACAGAAAACCAGAAAAGAGTTTCCTTTTCATTTTATGTAAAAAGAACCAACAGCAACTCAACCATTTGTTTCAATgtcaaacaataaaaaattaaaaataaaataaaataaactacgACAACAACACACGAAAATTTCCATACAAATAAATAGTGATAATCACTAGTATTTACAAGTGGGCAGAACAAATAATTTTGGGTCTGCTTAGTTTAATCGTCAGATGTAACTACAAATAATTGATAACTATTGTTGTTTACTTGTTGATAGCTGATAGCAGCTATTGCTATAAACTTTATCTAGCTAGTATTATTGATATGTAaaatactaataaaaatatatattatatgatttattttattgttaaaaacaaatatataattgttactttattattaaaatttatttatttaaataaatatatattttttatttattatatcatatttatttcattgtttaaataaataaacaacttaaataatataaaaagaaataagagtaactaataaatataatatgtcCTCTATATAGAAATAAGGATAAAGTAATCTTTTATATTTGAACTGATTTCAAATTGCTCTAATATCTGAAATTTTTTTTGGGTGCATCAGTTGAAACACAAATGTTCATTAGTTTTACCAAACAGATTCAAGGTAGATGTTGAATATAAAACATTTGTCAACTATTCTAGACCTCTGATCCAAAAAGCCCCTTTGGTCTTTTAAAATCACATTTTGTGCCATAATGGGAGATAATAATccaaaaaaaaatgttatttacCATACAATAAGTTTACAGCAGATATGtcaaaacaaaatttaaaactaaagtaTTTTAATCTTGCAAAAAATAATCAATGGCTAacaaaattatgaaaagaaCTTGCATGTTTTTCTGCTGAAACTGGCTTGATGCTGGCCAAATTGTGTTTTTTCTTCATTGCAGTTGTTCCTCCTTCATGTTCATCAGCTTCACTAACATGAACTGAAAACATACATAATAATATTACAATCTAATACGGGACGCAAATATGAAATCCCCATGAAAATTCAAACAAGGATAATCAACCAAAGGCATACGCAAACCTGGAGGAGAAGGCTTAGAAAATGCAAGTCTTCTGCATAATGTGCGAGAATACAGAAATCCAGCAAAAGAAAGAGCAAAAGCCATCCCAAATTTCACTAAAACAGGGCTAAAATCCGTCTTGTCTTTTACCATCTTGAGCATTAGGAAACCTTATTGTAACCAAATTGTGCACGCTTAGAAAAATATGGAAATATAGATCATAAGTCGTCTTTGCCATCCTCCATCTACAAAACCATGAAaagatatatacatatatatatatatatattagcacGACTAGACCAAGTTCAGAAACGCAGCAAAACTTGTGTATGATTAAGATTGACTCCGTTCCCACATAGAGACCAAAGGGGAAGAACCGCAAGATATGAATGATGAAAGAACTATAAGAACAAACAATGACCCAGCGCTTATAAAACTTGAATATTAATGAAAATTGTCCCAGCTGTATTATGGCAAAAGGAAACATGGAAACTTTCAAAGACAACACATCTATCAGTAATCTGATTAAGGAGAAAACAAGCCCAGAACTGGAAATATTCTCTTTAACTATCGTTGATTAAACCACACAAATATggagataaagaaaaaaaaaaaaccattttaCTTTGAACAAAACTGCATAGAGAGAGTTCGTAAATGCTCCCCTTTCCATACAGAAACTTTTAACCCATCGAAGATCAAAGTAtccaaaagaaaaatgaaagaagaaaatcaaccaaaacacatTTCAATGATACCCCttccataataataataataataagtgctAGCCCATCTCAAAACAAGCAGCAAAATTAAAAGGGCAAAACCCAATTCAAATTTGGTTGAATTTGAAACGGAGAAGCGGAGGACTCACTGTTAAAGGGAGGTGTCTCCGAGCCATTGATTCTGAACTGGGAATGAACATACAGTAAGCTCTGATTGATGCTAGTAGTATCTACTAAATAATAGCAAATTAATGTTCCTCGCTCCTGGCTCGCTATTGATTGATGGGAATAAATAATCAAGCGCTTTCAATTTCAAAAAATcaataacatagcataacaaaaCAAGCACACACAGATGCAACCGGTTTGGTTTTTGGGTCATGCATTGTTGAATTTGTTGCTCAAAATTCTCGTTACACTGAGAAATTGAAGGATTCTGATTCCAAgtttttcttttacgtttccattttccttctttttttttctcttcttgggAATTCTGATTCCAAGTTGGTAGCCCAGAGTTCTGCGAAGGTTGAAGgacttttttctgtttttaaaagaaatagtaAAATTCTGTACCTCAAAAACAAAAGGGTAAGAATATTTGCTGTTTCCACGGGCGGATGCTTTAAATGGAGATAATTATAGATAATTTTAGTTTATGTAGTAATTAATTTTAGacgatagaaaaataaattttagacaaATTTAGTTTTTGAAATAGTTAATAACCCAGTCAAccccctttttttcttttaaaaaaaaattaatttgataagGGATTTGGTCGTCAATGAATTTATCGAGTTATCCTTTTTGTTGattatatttaattgaaatttaaattttctaattttgtaCTTATgagttttttttcatattttgtgAGTTTATgcaaatttaaagaaaattttagattttgttCAAAATTGAGGTTGAACTTTTATAtaagaatatcctaaaaattggaaaagttttaataaaaaatattaaatataaatattaatatcaattttaaaaaattttaataaactttttagtaatatttaaacaaaataaattattatctaaatttataatttaaaattaataaaattataaatatatataatcttaTGAGACATACCAAGTTgaataaaagataaatattaAGTTGTCAAATTAGAATATTATTGACAATAGATTTTATAGCTTCATTACACCATAATTTCAAAGGCAGCAGAAGTAATGCTGCTACATAAATATGTTTATTCTGAAACATTTCGCTGTCCTGTCAACCAATTCATGGGACTATATAGCCTGCAAATttagacaaaagaaaaaaagtaattaaataaattagttagattcatttgatcataagagaaaatgaagaaaattaattaaaaaaaaaaaaaaggaagattgAAGATACTAACTTCCACATTTCATGCCATGGCTAAGTGGCTTGCCACAGAAATCAGCGACATGAACCACCTTATCCATGTCAATCACGCTCTCAATCTCTTTGGAGATGTACTTGCACACACATGGAATATCAACTGACTTTATTACATTGCAGCAGCCTGGAGATGGATCCATTATCGGACCTCTCTTTTGAACGTACATAGCACATTCTGTTATTAGACCTTGCAGGTCACCTTGGCATGATTGGCTCAGAGCAACACTGCTGTTGAAAATCAGAATTCCAGCCATTGCAAGAATTGCCAGTCCCATGAAGTTGATCTTCAAGATTGCCATTTCCATTTTGATATCCCTTGTCCCTTTGTTTGTGAGAGCCTGATGGCTTTATATAGACGAGGTTACTTCTGCATATTAGCTgttttttgtgcttttgaaacaagttgcCTGCTACAAAACGCTTCCGTTTTTATCTGTTTTTAAACTTGCAGAGAAACAAACGAGGATTGTGCTGGCTTCCTTTGGCAGCTAGCTAGCTTATGTGCTTCAGGTATGGCGTGAAAATACCATCCATGGTAGTAACTCACCCTCCATTTCCGCCTTTCCACCTGATcatcttaaaattaataatttattagaaaTTAGAGAATTCaagctttaatttattaaatatttgtccgttccataatttttatttattttttcaaaataattatttattttttaaattataataatatataaattaactattataattttactttattttattttatttttaaattttttaaaatattaatatttaataaaatttaatataaatataattaaaaattaataaaaatatatatttttaatatatattaaaaaaataattaaaaattatgagacgaaacaaatattaaaatttaaaattttattaatgtttccgtaaaagatatatataatcatatattttctatttcaaaaaaaaaatcatatcttttattattattattattattatagaatTTTTAAATCCAAAGCTTGACGCAATTGGTTGATATAagtatatgaatatatatatacatatataaatatttataataaacgttaaaattattattactccctttatttcataatttttatttatttttttatatattaaaatttttaaaaattttttaaataaaattatattaattatatttaataaaatttaatatttttaaataaaattataataattaatttacatactaaaaaataataataattttaaaataattaaaaaaattggtaAAAAATTATGCCAGATAGTAATATACATAAGTCAAACTAAAATTGATAAAGTTAAAAAggaatataaatataagtttttatttttattccatcAGGTATTTGGACTTCGTCCCGACCAAATAACgattattttcattttgaaaTTGGCGGGTTTCCACTAAACCCTAAAGCCCTGCAACACTCCCATTTTTCAAATCAGGGTTGGGGTTTACTACATCTCTCTCATGCAAATCCTTGACATGAAAGCCGTAAGATCATTCTGCACACACAGCCAGTTCTTCTTCTTTAACCCCACCAAAACCCTCAGGGCTTTCTCCTTCCATCCCCGTCAATTCCACCCTGCCTCCCGTCGTTTTTGCGCCGGAGAGTCCGCTCTCAGCTCCCAATCCTCCATAACTAACTCCGATTCTGGCGACAAGCGGAATGGCAATAATAGTGAAAGTGCCCGTCAAGTTTGGAGTATTTATGGTTCAGTCTCATCGAACACAAATAAGAGTGATGAGCAAGAATTGGAGCCGAGATTGTCAAATTTTCCAACGGAAGTTAGGGATACCCATGTAGAGAGGACTTATGGGAGCGCAAGGAAGGGAAATTTGAGTGACAAGGACAATGCTCCTGTGGGCGTGGAGAGTTCTGACGAAGAAATAGACAAGTTATCCAAGGAAAACGATTATAGTGGTTTGAAGACAGAGAATTTGAGTAATAGAGACAAAATCCGGAAGGGAGTAGTGCGTTATAGTAATGATAATGGAGATTTTCTGAACGAAAGGAGGTATGGAGGTTTGAAGAAGGCCGATTTGCTCAAGGAAGTGGGACCTGGGAAGATAGTTGGGAGTAGAAAGAAGGGAAAGACTAAAATTACTTATGTTTGCGAGAACTGCGGGTATGAAGATGGCCAATGGTGGGGAATCTGTCGAGAATGTCGCCTGGCAGGAACGATGAAGCAGTTTATAGAAAGGGATGTTGAGAGTGGAACTAAAGTAACTGGGATGGAGGTTTCTGAAAATGCAGTGCGGTCTTGGCTACCACAGAAGGTTGGTGAGGCACATCCATTGAAGTTGAAAGATATTAACCAGAGGATGGATCAATTGAATTGGAGGATTCCTTTGTAAGTGGTTGGTGATCCATTTAGATATATTTCTCtttgtttgttgctcgaaaagAATACTGGaccccctttttttttctttagttttgagaATGTAGTCACCTCAACAAGACTCAGTAGAGCTGGTTGTGAGAGAGCTGTATAAGTTTTGGTTTTCAAGGAAATCTGAGGTCACATTAACTAAAACAAATGATTACATCGGGTTTGGTGGGTGTAGCTTTTTGCTTTAATTAGTAAAGACCAAGGGAGTAGTACATTACCTGGCAACTTCTTAATTGAGTTCTCATTTCTTGTTCTCATCTGTACTCTATTTCTAATGCGCTTTTTTTGGCTTTATTTTGtcctctaaaatttttaatctctGGAAACCTGGCTCTTTGAATGTAGATGCTAAAGGTACATAAGGATGACCCCCttttcttaaaagaaaaataaaataaaagtttcctGCAAAATGACTCATTTTAGGCAAGGATGTTTGCGATATTATCTATGTGCAACAGAATCAGCCCTCTATTTGGTGGCATCTTTTAATGCCCTGTAGTTCCTATGGTTGGTTGTTTAGGATTTTATCATTTATGGACAATTCGTGTCATGAACTTCCATCCTGTGCATTGGGACATTATATCCTTGCTTATCATTGAAAGTACACGCATagttcaaacatgcatttaattTCTGTTTTGCAATGGAGAATTACTGAATTTTAGGcatttggtaaaaaaaaatcCACAATGGCAACTTCTTTAGACTATAATACAAAATTTTATACCATGGCCCTATGTACATACATTAGTTAGAGTAATATAAATTTGCAATTTGCTTCCTTTATATCATGCATATAATTTTTTGTGGATTGTGATTCAGGCCTGGACTCTTTGGAAGTGAAGTTGCTAGGGTGCTTGGTGGCGGTCTTGTTCCAGGTTTGGCCAGATTTGTCTGAATCATGCTCATTAATGATTTAAGATATTGTTTTCATGATCTGACCTTCTTAGTTTCTGAATCTTTATCAGCTTGCAGTAGGTAGAAGCAATGCAGCATTTTGTTGAAATAGAAACTACTGCCTTTAAACCTGCTAATTCATTTATATCTTGTGTTCTTAGTAATTTGACAATATTATATtttcccttctctctctctctatccctCTGCCTCTTTTATGAATTGATTGAAAATTTCCAGCTTTGCAGCAAGCACAACAGTGCTGAAAGTTGAGGACAATTTTGGAGTCTTTGTTTTATATGCAATTTTTTTCCTTCCCACCCTAGTATTCGTGGTTGTTATGTTTTAACATAATACGGGTCATCTCATTTAAGGACCATATGCCAACTTTGGTGATTCATCCTGATTGATGTTGTTGATCTTCCTTCCATGGTAAAACTTTTTTTGCAGCATTTACTAAGAAACGAAATGCACCAGCTGTTACATTTATCACATCCTTTACATTTTGGTGGAACTTGCAAAAAAATTCTTCATGCTTTTTCTTTAATCATGGTTTTGtgccattattttttttaatataagaaaattaaatttattcaatagaGAATGTAGAATACAGCGAAGAAGATATTCTTCTAGAACAAACAAATAGAAACAACAGTAAAAAAGAACATTTTTTGATTGTTTGAtttgttattaatataattagtaGAATGTGGAATATTACTCCAGATTGTTCATTTGGTCACTACGAACAAGAGAATAGGAATGAGAATCAGTGTGTCATTTCCATCTATTGGAGTTTTTGGCACAATGGAGTGGCAGTATGAGAATGGTAGACCAAGAATGAGAAGAGTTCTTTTCCTCTTTTTAATCCTGCATGGGATCTAAGAAGAGAGACCAAGAATGGATGAAAGATAATTAGCTTTACCTTTCACTAATTCCTTAAGTAAATATGCCGAAGCTTTTATTTTCTTGATTCTTTGGGGTGGATGCAAGGCCTGGGTATTGAATCTGTGTCATGACCTTTTATTTGAAGGTTCTTTGATTTTGGTTGGTGGTGATCCTGGTGTTGGCAAGAGCACTCTGTTATTGCAGGTACAAATTGCTTACACTACATTAGTCTAATGTGCTTTGTGGAATTCTTGACTTTATTCCTTTAACATATTCAGGATATTCGCATATATGCTTCTGTTTGATCTCCAGTTATCTTATCCCCCCATTCCATGCCTATCTTTAGTGTTTGTCTGATGTGATATATACTCTTTTAAATTTGAAGATTGCTGCAATAATTGCTGAAGGACAAGATGTAGGTAAACAAACTCCAGTTGTATATGTCTCTGGAGAAGAGGTTAGTATTTCCTATTTTCTGATTTTAAtatgccaaaaaaggaaaaaggaaagaaatataCCTTTTGGCTTCTTCGTTAATTTCAAATGAAATGTCAACTTCTCATAATTTTGGTATTTTAACATAAttcctttctttaatttttaccCTTGCTTAAAATGAATGGTGTTTAAGATATCAACATTTGGGGGGATATTATATAAATGGCTTCAAAATTAGTAGTCCAgttatttcattattttcagAAGCTACAGTTCTGATTCCATCCAATATTTGACTTCATTTCTTTTGAGCATCAATTAGCAATTAAAGGTTTGTTTTCAATGTGTTAAGTGGTAGCTCGCTTCCCTTTCTTGTGGCAGAGTATTGAGCAAATTGTTAACAGGGCTGATCGCATAAGGATCGGAGTGGAGGAAATATTCTTGTATTCAAGTACTGATATTGAGgtaattatttttgtaattatgCCAAAGGGATTTGTTAGTTATTATTTTACCTTTTGCCTGCTATCATTATTCTTTGTGTTTGTGGTTTCATGTTATTGCAATTTTGCTTTGATTCATGTTGCTGCTTCATCTTGTGCAAAGCTTATAGTAATAGATATAACTTGCTCTCTTCCAGGACATATTAGCGAAAATTCAGCCTCTATCTCCCCGTGCTCTAATTATTGATTCAATTCAAACAGTTTATATACAAGGAGTTACTGGAAGTGCTGGAGGATTATCTCAGGTTTGAATATAACCTACAATAATAAAATACCTGATCTCACTATGCTGAGCTGGAATCATTTAGTCCACGGGCATTCTGTGCTCAGGATATTTCATCACTTTAGCTCAATATGCTCTTTTTCTCTGATGTATGAAAAACACT
Encoded proteins:
- the LOC110626016 gene encoding uncharacterized protein LOC110626016 encodes the protein MAILKINFMGLAILAMAGILIFNSSVALSQSCQGDLQGLITECAMYVQKRGPIMDPSPGCCNVIKSVDIPCVCKYISKEIESVIDMDKVVHVADFCGKPLSHGMKCGS
- the LOC110626381 gene encoding protein CHUP1, chloroplastic, with product MNDEYEQEIRHLNTMVRVLQEREKNLEVQLLEFYGHKEQETAMIELQNRLKINNMESHLFRLKIESLQVDNQRLQAQVSDHAKSIADLDAAKAKIKLLKRALRSEAQQNKEQILTLQKTVNRLQEQELKAAATDSEIQLKLQKLKDLEAEAEDLRESNFRLHLENSELASQLESTQILANSVVENPEREELRELSNRLGQENGDLAKELERLQADRSTDVEELVYLRWVNACLRYELRSFQPLHGKTVERDLSRSLSPETEGKAKQLIFECANTEGKVEKGIDIMDFESDQWSSSNTSCIADSPDRDDPSVSSKNSNWKKVKIFNKLRRLIRGKDVPHRNRGSSTGKNVGTEDSDSSRGSSSISTTTDAATDRQSSSVQNPSLQFCWHSSGKSAGIRRLKSANIDEIKDIEIGRSNHSESSSEHRKCLSGRTASSDFSLKNQLDKHPHPIEKSELLDMAEALNNSKIGTFHRKAASLGSY